A single genomic interval of Anaerobacillus sp. CMMVII harbors:
- the hflC gene encoding protease modulator HflC, which produces MSDKIIDFSERKPTDEWKKYTKLGIIFVVLLSLLMILLSNLFIVQQGEFKVVRQFGEVVRVEQEPGLKFKIPFIQSVSTLTKKQMILDVEPTEINTRDKKRILIDNYAVWRIDDPQQMISSAQTIDRAETIMMNFIYSVIRAELGQLDFDQIINEEDSSRGSFNDRILNRVNELLERDNYGISVTDVRMKRTDLPEENEQAVYRRMISERNSIAQDYLSQGDAEANRIRANTDREVKEIVAKANADANEIIGQGEAGAAQIYNQSFGRDVEFYNLYRTLLSYEKTIDDQTVIVLPADSPYARILMGYTD; this is translated from the coding sequence ATGAGTGATAAAATTATCGATTTTAGTGAACGTAAGCCAACAGATGAGTGGAAGAAGTATACGAAACTAGGAATAATTTTTGTCGTTTTACTAAGTTTGCTAATGATTCTACTCTCAAACTTGTTTATAGTGCAACAAGGTGAATTTAAAGTTGTTAGACAGTTTGGTGAAGTTGTCCGTGTGGAACAAGAACCTGGATTGAAGTTTAAGATACCATTTATTCAATCAGTTTCAACTTTAACAAAAAAACAAATGATATTAGATGTTGAACCAACAGAAATTAATACACGTGATAAAAAGAGAATTCTTATCGACAACTATGCAGTATGGCGCATTGATGACCCACAACAAATGATTTCTAGCGCACAAACAATTGACCGTGCAGAAACAATCATGATGAACTTTATTTATTCTGTTATCCGCGCTGAGTTAGGCCAATTAGATTTTGATCAAATCATTAATGAAGAAGACTCTTCTCGAGGAAGTTTTAATGATAGGATCTTAAACCGAGTAAACGAATTACTTGAAAGAGATAATTATGGAATTTCCGTAACAGACGTTCGAATGAAGCGTACGGATTTACCAGAAGAAAATGAGCAGGCAGTTTACCGTCGGATGATTTCCGAACGTAATTCAATTGCGCAAGATTATCTATCGCAAGGGGATGCTGAGGCAAATCGTATCCGGGCAAATACGGACCGCGAAGTAAAAGAAATTGTTGCTAAAGCGAATGCAGATGCAAATGAAATTATCGGTCAAGGGGAAGCTGGAGCTGCACAAATTTATAACCAATCATTTGGTCGAGATGTGGAATTTTACAATCTTTATCGAACACTTTTAAGTTATGAAAAAACAATTGATGACCAAACTGTAATAGTTCTTCCTGCTGATTCACCTTATGCACGTATATTAATGGGCTATACAGATTAA
- the polA gene encoding DNA polymerase I has protein sequence MIDGNSIAYRAFFALPLLNNDKGVYTNAVYGFTTMLLKVIEEEKPTHMLVAFDAGKTTFRHKTFQEYKGGRQKTPPELSEQFQLIRELLDAFRIKRYEIENYEADDIIGTLAKQVSSHEDWEVKIYSGDKDLLQLVSPKVTVALTRKGISNVDTYDEQFVNEKYGLTPSQIIDMKGLMGDPSDNIPGVPGVGEKTAIKLLKEFGSVEKVLESIDAVSGKKLKENLTENKEKALMSKELATIFCDVPVSIPKEELLFEGYDEKKIVPLFKELDFQSLLDRFGTVEEELEEVTEKLDFTIADKISSDMLTDHSALVVEVLDDNYHEADILGLAIVNETGRYFISTELALASDAFKAWAKNKEAKKAIFDAKRAVVALGWKGIELEGINFDLLIASYILDPSAASHEVADIANRKGKRVVSSDEAIYGKGAKRKIPAIEVLAEHLVKKANTVYTLRQEVREELTANHLKELFYDLEMPLSIILGKMEMTGVKVDVEQLKLMGEDLGNQLKNLEKEIHQLAGVEFNINSPKQLGEVLFEKLNLPVIKKTKTGASTSAEVLEKLADKHEIIPSILHYRQLGKLNSTYIEGLLKVVHSDTNKIHTMFNQALTQTGRLSSTEPNLQNIPIRLEEGRKIRKAFVPSNPDWIMFAADYSQIELRVLAHIANDKNLIEAFNKGMDIHTRTAMDVFHVEAQAVTDLMRRHAKAVNFGIVYGISDYGLSQSLGITRKEAGTFIEKYLESFPGVRDYMEDIVQEARENGYVTTLLNRRRFLPEITSRNFNLRSFAERTAMNTPIQGTAADIIKKAMVNISERIAQDGLEAKLLLQVHDELIFEAPKHELEKLKVIVPEVMESAVELKVPIKVEYAYGSSWYDAK, from the coding sequence ATGATTGATGGTAATAGTATTGCTTATCGAGCGTTTTTTGCACTTCCCCTTTTAAACAATGATAAAGGGGTATATACAAATGCAGTTTATGGTTTTACAACAATGCTATTAAAAGTAATTGAGGAAGAAAAGCCCACCCATATGTTAGTTGCTTTTGATGCTGGAAAAACGACATTCCGACATAAAACATTTCAGGAATATAAGGGTGGTAGGCAAAAAACACCGCCAGAACTATCAGAGCAATTTCAACTTATTCGTGAACTTCTAGATGCTTTCCGAATAAAACGCTATGAAATTGAAAACTATGAGGCAGACGATATCATCGGGACGCTTGCCAAACAAGTAAGTTCGCATGAGGATTGGGAAGTAAAAATCTATTCAGGCGATAAAGATTTACTTCAGCTTGTCTCGCCTAAAGTAACCGTTGCTTTAACCCGTAAAGGAATTTCAAATGTTGATACATATGACGAACAATTTGTTAATGAAAAGTATGGGCTTACTCCTTCACAAATTATTGATATGAAAGGCCTCATGGGAGACCCATCTGATAACATTCCAGGTGTACCAGGAGTAGGTGAAAAAACAGCCATTAAGCTACTTAAAGAATTTGGCTCAGTTGAAAAAGTCCTTGAATCCATTGATGCAGTTTCAGGAAAAAAATTAAAAGAAAATTTAACTGAGAATAAAGAAAAGGCCTTAATGAGTAAGGAACTTGCAACCATTTTTTGCGATGTTCCGGTTAGTATTCCAAAAGAAGAACTTCTCTTTGAAGGATACGACGAAAAGAAAATCGTGCCATTGTTTAAAGAACTCGATTTTCAATCTTTGTTAGATCGTTTTGGTACAGTGGAAGAGGAATTGGAAGAGGTAACAGAAAAACTTGATTTTACGATTGCTGATAAAATCTCTAGTGACATGCTTACAGATCATTCTGCTCTCGTAGTGGAAGTATTGGATGACAATTATCACGAAGCAGATATCCTTGGTTTAGCTATTGTAAATGAAACTGGGCGTTATTTCATTTCAACTGAACTAGCTTTAGCAAGTGATGCTTTTAAAGCATGGGCAAAAAATAAAGAGGCTAAAAAAGCCATTTTTGATGCGAAACGAGCTGTTGTTGCTCTTGGATGGAAGGGAATAGAACTAGAAGGGATTAATTTTGATCTTTTAATTGCCTCTTATATCCTAGATCCATCTGCTGCTTCCCATGAGGTAGCAGACATTGCAAATCGGAAAGGGAAGCGAGTAGTTTCTTCTGATGAAGCTATATATGGTAAGGGGGCGAAACGGAAAATTCCTGCCATAGAGGTTTTAGCAGAGCATCTCGTAAAAAAAGCAAATACCGTTTACACGTTAAGACAAGAAGTTCGCGAGGAACTTACAGCAAACCATTTAAAAGAACTCTTTTATGACTTAGAAATGCCTTTATCAATTATCCTAGGAAAAATGGAGATGACTGGGGTAAAAGTGGATGTAGAACAATTAAAGCTAATGGGAGAGGATTTAGGCAATCAGTTAAAAAACCTTGAAAAAGAAATTCATCAGCTTGCAGGAGTTGAATTTAATATCAATTCACCTAAGCAACTTGGGGAAGTTTTGTTTGAGAAACTTAACCTCCCAGTAATTAAGAAAACCAAAACTGGAGCATCAACATCTGCAGAGGTGTTGGAAAAACTAGCAGACAAGCATGAGATCATTCCAAGTATCTTACACTATCGTCAATTAGGAAAATTAAATTCTACTTATATTGAGGGCTTATTAAAGGTTGTTCATTCGGATACCAATAAAATTCATACAATGTTTAACCAAGCATTGACGCAAACTGGAAGGTTAAGCTCGACGGAGCCAAACCTACAAAATATACCGATCAGATTAGAAGAAGGCCGGAAAATTCGAAAGGCTTTTGTGCCATCTAACCCAGATTGGATTATGTTTGCTGCCGATTATTCTCAAATTGAATTAAGAGTATTGGCTCATATTGCAAATGATAAGAACTTAATCGAGGCTTTTAATAAAGGTATGGACATTCATACCAGAACAGCTATGGATGTTTTCCATGTAGAAGCTCAGGCTGTTACAGATTTAATGCGACGTCATGCCAAAGCAGTTAACTTCGGAATTGTTTATGGAATTAGCGATTACGGTTTATCGCAAAGTTTAGGTATAACCCGTAAAGAAGCAGGTACGTTTATCGAAAAATACCTAGAAAGTTTCCCAGGTGTTCGAGATTATATGGAAGATATAGTTCAGGAAGCTAGGGAAAATGGTTATGTAACAACGCTTTTAAATCGTCGTCGATTCCTTCCTGAAATTACGAGCCGTAATTTTAATTTACGAAGTTTTGCGGAACGAACAGCTATGAATACGCCAATTCAAGGAACCGCAGCTGATATTATCAAAAAAGCAATGGTAAATATCAGTGAAAGAATTGCTCAAGATGGTTTAGAGGCTAAGCTACTGTTACAAGTACACGATGAACTCATCTTTGAAGCACCAAAACACGAATTAGAAAAGTTAAAAGTAATTGTTCCAGAAGTAATGGAATCTGCTGTGGAACTCAAGGTACCGATAAAAGTTGAGTATGCATACGGCAGCTCATGGTATGACGCGAAGTAA